The DNA region TACTACACGCTGAAAGGGATCAACGTCGCGCAGCCGGGATACGCGGGCCGTGGGATCGGTCGGATCGCTCCCACCAAGTGGGCCATCAATCTGTACGAACCGCAGGATGATCGCGGCTCTCCGTACGCGATGAGAAAGTTCCTGATCTACAATGACCCGGCGACCCTTCCCAAGGGGAAGGCCCTGGGCGACACGCTCAAGCTGGCCTGGAACAAGGAGACGACGAACGATCCGCTCTGGCCGAGTCCCAGGAAGTGGGACTGGATCAACGACGTGGATCCCACCGGCGGCTACCAGTACAACGACCAGCCCTACCTCCGGCTCGCGGAGACCTACCTGCTTCTCGCGGAAGCGCAGTTCAAGCAAGGGAAGCTGGATGAGGCGGCGCAGAGCCTCAACGCGCTACGGACCCGCTCCCATGCCTCGCAGATCACGGCGAGCCAGGTGACCCTGGACTTCATCCTGGATGAGCGCTCGCGGGAGCTCCTCTCGGAAGAGCACCGGCGCTACACGCTGCTGCGCACCGGCACCTGGATGGATCGGACGCGAAAGTACAACCCACTCACGGCTCCGTTCATCACCGCGCGTGACACGCTGCTTCCCATCCCGCAGGGCGTGATCGACGCGAATCTCAGCAAGGGTATGAGGCAGAACCCCGGGTACTGATCGCGGTCTGCCCGAGGTACTGATCGCCGTTAGGCGGTTCCCCGCTGGGGGGAACCGCCGTGCCGGGTCGTTTCCGCCAACACCAGGTAAGGACTCTCTGAGCCATGCATCTTCGAACTGTCTCCCGTCAGCTCGCCCCGGCGCTGCTCCTGGTCGCGGCCGGCGCGTGCCGATCCGCATCGTCGATGCAGACGCTGACGGACTCCGGCTCACCGCCCACCGGGGCATCGGCCCTGGAGAGCGCGGACCTCTGGAACTATCCGAACCGGAACTTCTTCCGCTGCGTCGTCCTGAAAGCCGACTCCACTCCACTCCTCTTCGAAGATGGCCGGCCCGTGGGTAAGGCTGGAGAGTACGTGGTCCGAACCAGCGCTACCCGCTACGACGGCGCGCCCCGCGGCGCCAACCCGGTGGACCGGATGTCGTGCCGCCCGGGAGAGATCCGGCTGGACGCGCACGAGGCGCTCGAGACCACTCGCGGGCTCCTGCACTTCCACAAGGGCGGCCAGGGCTACTCGGATTCCCGAGTTCCATACGGTCACATCGAGGCGGCCGACATCGTCGGCGGTGACGAGGTGGCCACCCAACGGGCACGCTCGCTTCCGACGGAATGGGGCGCCCCCAGCGCGGCCGCTGGCGGAGGGTGGAACGAGAAGCTCCGTAACGGCCGCGGTTGCGAGGCGGTGCCCGGGCAGGAGTTCCGCATCGCCCTCGTCCCGCAGGGCAGCCCCGACGCGCTTCCCAACGACTGGCAGTACAAACCGAACCAGAATGGCTCGCGATACGCCAAATACGCCGACGCCGGTCCGGAGCAGGGTGCCGGCACCATGCATTACGCGTATCTCGTCTGGAGCTGGATGCTCCGCGGCGACGGGGTCACGACCAGCGGGGGGGGCGGAATGGTTCGCGCGCTCATCCGCGACGGCCAACCGTTCTACCGCTGCGCAGTGAGCCCCATCGACGGCATCGCCTACGCGCCAGGTACCGCGACGGAGGCCGGCCGCGTGACCGCCGTCTACGGC from Longimicrobiaceae bacterium includes:
- a CDS encoding RagB/SusD family nutrient uptake outer membrane protein, translating into YYTLKGINVAQPGYAGRGIGRIAPTKWAINLYEPQDDRGSPYAMRKFLIYNDPATLPKGKALGDTLKLAWNKETTNDPLWPSPRKWDWINDVDPTGGYQYNDQPYLRLAETYLLLAEAQFKQGKLDEAAQSLNALRTRSHASQITASQVTLDFILDERSRELLSEEHRRYTLLRTGTWMDRTRKYNPLTAPFITARDTLLPIPQGVIDANLSKGMRQNPGY